In the genome of Cellvibrio sp. KY-YJ-3, one region contains:
- a CDS encoding cytochrome c3 family protein, with translation MSKDANKKSLFKRTLAPVKEYWGQFRRPAAYISLGTLSMGGFIAGIIFWGGFNTALEYTNTEQFCIGCHEMKNNPYQELASTIHYTNRSGVRAMCSDCHVPHEWTDKIARKMQASKEVWGKIFGTINTREKFLAKRRELAEREWARLKANDSLECRNCHALESMDFTQQSPRAQAMHSTLLASGEKTCIDCHKGIAHHLPDMAGVPMVTSIEFQEPWQQFIAEEIATTN, from the coding sequence ATGAGTAAAGACGCCAATAAAAAAAGCCTGTTCAAACGCACGCTGGCACCGGTGAAAGAGTACTGGGGCCAGTTCCGTCGCCCTGCCGCTTACATCAGTTTGGGCACCTTGAGCATGGGCGGTTTTATTGCGGGTATTATTTTTTGGGGCGGTTTTAATACCGCATTGGAGTACACCAATACCGAACAATTTTGTATTGGCTGCCACGAAATGAAAAATAATCCCTATCAGGAATTGGCCAGCACTATTCACTACACCAATCGCTCCGGTGTACGCGCCATGTGTTCGGACTGCCATGTACCTCATGAATGGACGGATAAAATCGCGCGCAAAATGCAGGCATCCAAAGAAGTGTGGGGCAAAATATTTGGCACCATTAATACCCGCGAAAAATTTCTCGCCAAACGGCGCGAACTGGCTGAACGGGAATGGGCGCGCTTAAAAGCCAACGACTCATTGGAATGCCGCAACTGTCATGCATTAGAATCGATGGATTTCACCCAGCAATCACCGCGAGCACAGGCCATGCACTCCACGCTACTCGCCAGCGGTGAAAAAACCTGCATCGATTGCCACAAAGGCATCGCCCACCATTTACCGGATATGGCCGGTGTACCCATGGTGACCAGCATTGAATTTCAGGAGCCCTGGCAACAATTTATCGCCGAGGAAATTGCAACAACCAATTAA
- a CDS encoding nitrate reductase cytochrome c-type subunit, translating into MNKIIVLATALLGAVVIANISPELQAQDVKEQDVKTIPHGGANIILDASAPDGIRPGGTLSQDLPAPKIARQRISAEPANRNYPEQPPMIPHNIRGYQIDKNFNMCLTCHSRSASPQTGAPMVSITHYYDRDGQALAAVSPRRYFCIQCHLPQHDVKPARGNSFKSIDTMLQQPAVE; encoded by the coding sequence ATGAACAAAATAATCGTGTTAGCCACTGCACTGCTCGGCGCCGTTGTTATCGCCAACATTTCACCAGAGTTACAGGCACAGGATGTAAAAGAGCAGGATGTAAAAACCATTCCCCACGGTGGTGCGAATATTATTTTGGATGCATCCGCACCCGATGGTATTCGCCCCGGCGGCACACTGAGCCAGGATTTACCCGCGCCCAAAATAGCGCGGCAACGGATTAGCGCCGAACCCGCCAACCGCAATTACCCCGAGCAGCCGCCGATGATTCCGCACAACATTCGCGGTTATCAAATCGATAAAAACTTCAACATGTGCCTCACTTGCCACAGCCGCAGCGCCAGCCCACAAACCGGTGCGCCCATGGTGAGTATCACCCATTATTACGATCGCGACGGCCAGGCACTCGCCGCCGTTTCACCGCGGCGCTATTTTTGTATTCAATGCCATTTGCCACAGCACGATGTAAAACCCGCACGCGGCAATAGTTTTAAAAGCATAGATACGATGCTGCAACAACCGGCGGTGGAGTGA
- a CDS encoding triacylglycerol lipase — MNAPVFILITAVFFALSGCSSSLAPKPDPSLTKECVILLHGLARTSESMVPLATQLQAQGYRVVNINYPSREFPIATLAQKAIPPALAQCRAGAAQKIHFVTHSLGGILLRQYLHTHTIPELTRVVMLAPPNKGSEIVDHLKDLPPFAWLNGPAGRELGTDASALPRRLGTVDFDLGVIAGTTSINLLLSLYLPNPDDGKVSVESTKIDGMRDFIALPVSHPFIMKDKNTIAQVIHFLTQGKFLHTPDR; from the coding sequence ATGAATGCACCTGTTTTTATCTTGATTACTGCGGTATTTTTTGCCCTGTCTGGCTGCAGCAGCTCACTCGCACCCAAACCTGACCCGAGCTTAACGAAGGAGTGCGTTATTTTATTACACGGATTGGCGCGCACCAGCGAGTCCATGGTACCGCTGGCCACACAATTACAGGCGCAGGGTTACAGGGTCGTCAATATCAATTACCCCTCGCGCGAATTTCCTATTGCAACCCTGGCACAAAAAGCTATTCCGCCCGCACTGGCACAATGCCGTGCCGGTGCAGCGCAAAAAATTCACTTTGTGACCCATTCACTGGGCGGAATTTTATTGCGCCAATATTTACACACTCACACGATTCCCGAGCTAACCCGGGTAGTGATGCTCGCGCCGCCGAATAAAGGCAGTGAAATAGTGGATCACTTAAAAGACCTGCCGCCCTTTGCTTGGCTCAATGGCCCGGCAGGCAGAGAATTGGGAACCGACGCGAGCGCTTTGCCCCGCCGTTTGGGCACGGTGGATTTTGACTTGGGCGTGATCGCTGGAACCACGAGCATCAATTTATTATTGTCGCTTTATCTGCCCAATCCCGATGACGGTAAAGTGTCGGTGGAAAGTACCAAAATCGATGGTATGCGCGATTTTATTGCGCTGCCCGTTTCACATCCTTTTATCATGAAAGATAAAAATACCATCGCACAGGTGATTCATTTTTTAACCCAGGGTAAGTTTTTACACACGCCCGATCGCTAA
- a CDS encoding glycoside hydrolase family 18 protein, with product MNNFFQRIRPPFWAPLTALLLALSVTACSNSTATSTTSATASSAEKASLKVIAYYMGDGSDLARYDFNQLTHIIYSFLHLNGNQLAFDNDKDKQAFARLVALKKDHPHLKVMLSLGGWGGCETCSDVFNSAENRAAFAKSTLKLIQQHHADGIDLDWEYPTVPGFPGHKYAAYDHANFTALIRELRVQLGSQYELSFAAGGFDSFLEKAVDWTAIMPLLDNVNLMSYDIVNGGTPHTGHHTALYSTPEQKDSTDNAVQFLLRQGVAPHKIVIGAAFYARVWRDVAATNNGLYQPGTHIEGYGYKEFAAQFSAAKGYAYHWDEVAQAPSYYSKQQQTFATFDDTRSLSAKVDYVKKYNLGGIMFWQLPHDSDSDSNGLLDAIHHSVHKVK from the coding sequence ATGAACAACTTTTTCCAGCGCATCCGCCCACCATTTTGGGCTCCACTCACGGCCCTGCTTCTGGCGTTAAGCGTAACAGCCTGTAGCAATAGCACGGCAACATCCACTACATCTGCCACCGCGTCTAGCGCAGAAAAAGCATCGCTGAAAGTTATTGCCTATTACATGGGCGATGGCAGCGACTTGGCGCGGTACGATTTTAATCAGCTGACTCACATCATCTACAGTTTTTTGCATTTAAATGGTAACCAACTCGCATTTGATAACGATAAAGACAAACAAGCCTTTGCGCGGCTAGTTGCACTGAAAAAAGATCATCCCCATTTAAAAGTTATGCTGTCACTTGGCGGCTGGGGCGGCTGTGAAACCTGTTCTGATGTTTTTAACAGCGCCGAAAATCGCGCGGCATTTGCCAAATCCACGCTAAAGCTAATTCAACAACACCATGCTGATGGCATAGATCTGGATTGGGAATACCCCACGGTTCCCGGTTTCCCTGGCCATAAATATGCAGCTTATGACCACGCTAATTTCACTGCGCTGATTCGCGAATTGCGCGTGCAATTGGGCAGCCAATATGAGTTAAGTTTTGCTGCGGGCGGGTTTGATTCATTTTTGGAAAAAGCCGTGGACTGGACCGCGATTATGCCGTTGCTGGATAATGTAAACCTGATGAGCTACGACATAGTCAATGGCGGTACACCGCACACTGGCCACCACACCGCGCTCTATTCCACACCCGAGCAAAAAGATTCCACCGACAATGCCGTACAGTTTTTATTACGCCAGGGTGTAGCACCGCACAAAATTGTTATCGGTGCCGCGTTTTATGCACGCGTGTGGAGGGATGTTGCAGCCACCAACAACGGGCTTTATCAACCCGGCACCCATATCGAAGGTTATGGTTATAAGGAATTCGCCGCACAATTTAGTGCAGCGAAAGGCTATGCGTATCACTGGGATGAGGTAGCACAGGCGCCCAGTTACTACAGCAAACAACAGCAAACCTTCGCGACCTTTGATGACACGCGCTCGCTGAGCGCCAAAGTGGACTATGTAAAAAAATATAATCTCGGTGGCATTATGTTTTGGCAGTTACCACACGACAGCGACAGCGACAGCAATGGCTTGCTTGATGCAATTCATCACAGCGTGCATAAAGTAAAATAA
- a CDS encoding TatD family hydrolase, which yields MQLFNNRYHFVDSHCHFDFPVFAADRAAVWAHCQRQGVNHLIIPGVGPEQWQTAAQLCQQYPGFYYAAGIHPHWIEQQHWCATNSAGLLDETTQQQIKQLLGDELTRVQRGAGKYCVAVGECGLDKLIQVPLALQQQLLGLHIELANQFHKPLIIHSVKTHNEILTCFKQQPPRYGGVIHAFSGSLEMAQQFIAHGFLLGVGGTITYERAQKTRATFSKIPLQYLLLETDAPDMPVCGKQGERNSPEYLPVIAQTLAQLQGVSVEQVAEVTTRNAHRLFGLPE from the coding sequence ATGCAACTATTTAATAACCGCTACCATTTTGTTGATAGCCACTGCCATTTTGACTTTCCGGTTTTTGCTGCAGACCGTGCGGCCGTGTGGGCGCACTGCCAGCGACAGGGGGTTAATCACCTGATCATTCCCGGTGTTGGCCCGGAGCAGTGGCAAACGGCGGCACAGTTATGCCAACAATATCCCGGGTTTTATTATGCGGCGGGTATTCACCCGCATTGGATCGAACAACAGCACTGGTGTGCGACCAATAGTGCGGGTCTGTTGGATGAAACAACACAGCAGCAGATCAAACAATTATTGGGCGATGAATTAACACGCGTGCAGCGCGGCGCAGGTAAGTATTGTGTTGCGGTGGGTGAATGTGGGTTGGATAAACTAATTCAGGTACCGCTCGCGCTGCAGCAACAACTGCTGGGTTTGCATATCGAACTCGCCAATCAATTTCACAAGCCGCTGATTATTCACAGCGTAAAAACTCATAATGAAATTCTTACGTGTTTCAAACAACAGCCACCGCGTTACGGCGGGGTGATTCACGCCTTTAGTGGCAGCCTTGAAATGGCGCAGCAATTTATCGCACACGGTTTTTTATTGGGGGTGGGCGGTACCATTACTTACGAGCGTGCGCAAAAAACGCGAGCGACTTTTAGCAAGATACCGCTGCAATATTTATTGCTGGAAACCGACGCACCGGATATGCCTGTTTGCGGCAAACAAGGTGAACGCAATAGCCCGGAATATCTTCCCGTTATTGCGCAAACCCTGGCGCAGTTGCAAGGGGTTAGTGTTGAGCAGGTGGCGGAAGTCACCACCCGCAATGCGCATCGCTTATTTGGTTTGCCGGAGTAA
- a CDS encoding SufE family protein — MPYHDDLSSISLAQLRATQNWQQQYKLIIQWGKLIAPKPELRVVDNVIRGCEVPVWLGCSLAQERYYFALDADSSVIKGLASLLLVQVNGKTRAELIGLDLQSELRELGLEKHLTPSRNNGLNAIIARIYDHLKNSNLHSGY, encoded by the coding sequence GTGCCGTATCACGATGATCTTTCCAGTATTTCACTAGCGCAATTGCGCGCGACGCAGAATTGGCAGCAGCAGTACAAATTAATTATTCAATGGGGCAAGTTAATTGCTCCCAAACCTGAGCTGCGTGTTGTTGATAATGTGATTCGCGGCTGCGAAGTGCCGGTATGGCTTGGCTGCAGCCTTGCCCAAGAGCGTTACTATTTTGCGCTGGATGCTGACAGCAGCGTGATTAAGGGTTTGGCATCGCTGCTGTTGGTGCAGGTAAATGGTAAAACTCGCGCGGAATTAATCGGGCTGGATTTGCAGAGCGAGTTGCGCGAATTGGGTTTGGAAAAACATTTAACGCCGTCGCGCAATAATGGCTTGAATGCAATTATTGCGCGAATTTACGACCACCTAAAAAATTCCAACTTACATTCCGGTTATTAA
- a CDS encoding carboxylesterase: MVSFAEHSSLPIFAGLFVLLVLLLTTTGCSTLRNAKPWHRIELQQEFNAALIKQGGASTYTWSDYLQQEEKLFQELKTQLSETDTYQGYRYELGSPLNPLNHTTNWNRSFVVKPEKIRAGIVMLHGLTDSPYSVRRLAQTFAAEGFLVIGVRVPGHGTLPSGLLTATWRDWAAATRLAAEELHRQLGDNPHFYLLGYSNGGTLALNYALDAVEDKNLPQPKKIILLSPMIGISDFAGLSKPLELVGHLPLLSSRRWLNKSPEYNPFKYNSFPVNAAWQAHRFSRHV; this comes from the coding sequence ATGGTGAGTTTCGCCGAACACTCTAGCCTGCCCATTTTTGCCGGACTTTTTGTCCTGCTGGTTTTGCTGCTGACCACAACCGGCTGCAGCACCCTGCGCAACGCCAAACCCTGGCACAGAATTGAACTGCAACAGGAATTTAATGCCGCGCTGATTAAGCAGGGCGGAGCATCGACTTACACCTGGAGTGATTATTTACAGCAGGAGGAAAAACTTTTTCAGGAGCTGAAAACGCAATTAAGTGAAACCGATACCTATCAAGGTTACAGATACGAGCTGGGTTCTCCACTGAATCCGCTCAATCACACCACTAACTGGAATCGCAGTTTTGTTGTAAAACCGGAAAAAATTCGCGCGGGCATTGTTATGCTCCACGGCTTGACCGATTCACCCTACTCGGTGCGTCGCCTGGCGCAGACATTTGCGGCTGAGGGCTTTTTAGTTATTGGCGTGCGAGTACCTGGGCACGGCACCCTGCCTTCCGGATTATTGACGGCAACCTGGCGCGACTGGGCAGCGGCAACCCGTTTGGCGGCAGAGGAATTACACCGGCAACTGGGCGATAACCCGCATTTTTATCTGCTGGGCTACTCGAACGGCGGCACGCTTGCACTCAATTACGCGCTGGATGCAGTGGAAGATAAAAACCTGCCCCAGCCGAAAAAAATTATCTTGCTCTCTCCCATGATCGGCATCAGTGACTTTGCCGGACTGAGCAAGCCGCTGGAATTGGTGGGCCACTTACCGCTGCTCAGTTCGCGCCGCTGGTTAAACAAAAGCCCGGAATACAACCCGTTTAAATACAATTCCTTTCCCGTAAATGCCGCTTGGCAAGCCCATCGTTTTTCACGCCATGTGTAA